A window of the Candidatus Krumholzibacteriia bacterium genome harbors these coding sequences:
- a CDS encoding cation:proton antiporter, with product MGGEHVSALQVLLIGLAVTLAVVVKGVAQRFSLPALVGHLLLGVLLRAADAQWGFMGPEIRTAFDLLASLGIVALLFEVGLTSHPRALAEKLPTASVLWVGNMLVAFAAGFGTVYWILGGDLLAALFTGTALTATSVGVSVAIWQESDALDSPSGRLTLDVAELDDIGGVALMALLFAVAPVLDRGGSVWGALGSTFGVFVAQFLGFALFCYCFSRTLEWRITRGASRLGSSERMIVVAGVGFVIASIAGWLGFSLAIGALFAGLVFSHDREAVRTETSFRDLHAFFTPFFFINIGFHVDP from the coding sequence ATGGGCGGCGAACACGTCTCGGCTCTGCAGGTCCTGCTGATCGGGCTCGCGGTGACCCTGGCCGTGGTCGTGAAGGGCGTGGCGCAGCGCTTCTCGCTGCCGGCCCTCGTCGGGCATCTCCTGCTCGGGGTCCTGTTGCGCGCGGCCGACGCGCAGTGGGGGTTCATGGGACCGGAGATCCGGACGGCCTTCGACCTGCTCGCCAGTCTGGGCATCGTCGCGCTGTTGTTCGAGGTCGGCCTCACCAGCCATCCGCGGGCCCTGGCCGAGAAGCTCCCCACCGCCAGCGTGCTGTGGGTCGGCAACATGCTCGTGGCCTTCGCCGCCGGCTTCGGGACGGTGTACTGGATCCTGGGCGGGGACCTGCTGGCCGCGCTCTTCACCGGGACGGCACTGACCGCCACGAGCGTGGGGGTGTCGGTGGCGATTTGGCAGGAGAGCGACGCGCTGGATTCGCCCAGTGGCCGGCTCACCCTGGACGTCGCCGAGCTCGACGACATCGGGGGCGTGGCGCTCATGGCGCTGCTCTTCGCGGTCGCGCCCGTGCTGGATCGGGGCGGATCGGTCTGGGGAGCGCTCGGTTCGACCTTCGGGGTGTTCGTCGCGCAGTTCCTGGGCTTCGCGCTGTTCTGCTACTGCTTCTCGCGCACGCTCGAGTGGAGGATCACACGCGGAGCGAGTCGGCTGGGCTCTTCCGAGCGGATGATCGTGGTCGCCGGGGTGGGCTTCGTGATCGCGTCGATCGCGGGCTGGCTCGGGTTCTCGCTGGCCATCGGCGCGCTCTTCGCGGGGCTGGTGTTCAGTCACGACCGTGAGGCGGTCAGGACCGAGACCTCGTTCCGCGACCTGCACGCCTTCTTCACGCCGTTCTTCTTCATCAACATCGGCTTCCACGTCGATCCCT